The genomic region CCGTGTGAGCCGTACAACGTAAGCTGTACCGGTGCTGATTCGCGGCAAGTGTGCCGATACGCCCGCAGCACGCGGCCAGGGTGCGCAGGGGCACTCGGGAGATCGGGCGGCGTGTCCGAAAAGGGATGTTTTGGGTCAGCAGTGTAGAACGGGAGATGTGACGGCAATGACGGACAATCTCCAGCTCCGACGTGGTTTCGCCGTCCCCGCGCCGGGCGGTACGACGTGACCCGTACCCACCAGGCGCCGCCCCCGGTCGCCACGCTCGACAAGGCCGCGGACGAGAACTTCCCCGTGGCTCCCTTCTTTCTGCCCCGCGCCTGGCGCGACGACCTGATGGCGGTCTACGGATACGCCCGGCTCGTCGACGACATCGGCGACGGCGACCTCGCCCCTGGCGGTGCCGACGCCCGCCACCTGGGCCTGGACCCCGGCGACGACCGGCTCGCCATGCTCGACGCCTTCGAAGCGGATCTGCGGCGCGTCTTCTCGACCGACGGGGACGACCCGCACCACCCCCTGCTGCGCGCCCTGCGCCCCACCGTGCGCCGGTGCGCGCTCACCCCCGAGCCGTTCCTCGGACTGATCGAGGCCAACCGGCAGGACCAGAAGGTCCGCCGCTACGCCGATTTCGACGAGCTCCTCGCGTACTGCGAACTCTCCGCCAACCCCGTCGGCCGGCTGGTTCTCGCCATCACCGGGACCACCAGCCCGGAGCGGGTACGCCGCTCGGACGCCGTCTGCACCGCGCTGCAGATCGCCGAGCACCTCCAGGACGTCGCCGAGGACCTCGGCCGCGACCGGATCTACCTGCCCGCCGACGACATGGCGCGCTTCCACGTGACCGAGGCCGACCTGGCCGCGCCGACCGCCGGCGCGTCGCTGCGGGCCCTGATCGCCTGGGAAGCGGAACGCGCCCGGGAACTGCTGGGTGAGGGCGTCCCCCTGGTGGGTAGCGTCAACGGCAGACTCCGGCTGCTGCTCGCCGGATTCGTCGCCGGAGGGCGGGCCGCCCTCGACGCGATCACGGCGGCCGGCTTCGACGTACTGCCCGGACCGCCCAAGCCCACGAAGCCCAGCCTGCTGCGGCACGTGGGAGTTGTCTTGCGAAGTGCGCGAAGAGAGGGATGACTCCGAAAGTGGAGGGACAGACGACGTCCATGTCGGCACCGGTGGCGGCTGCGTACAGCTACTGCGAGGCCGTCACGGGTCAGCAGGCACGTAACTTCGCCTACGGCATCAGACTGCTGCCGTCCGAGAAGCGGCAGGCGATGTCCGCGCTGTACGCCTTCTCGCGCAGGGTCGACGACATCGGTGACGGCGAACTCGACCCCGGGACGAAGAAGACACGGCTGGAGAGCACCCGCGAGCTGCTCGGCAGGGTCCGCGACGGCAAGGTCGAGGAGGACGACACCGACCCGGTGGCCGTCGCGCTCGCCGACGCCGCCCGGCGCTTCCCGCTGCCGCTCGGCGGACTCGACGAGCTGATCGACGGCGTGCTCATGGACGTGCGCGGAGCGACGTACGAGACCTGGGACGACCTGAAGACCTACTGCCGCTGCGTCGCCGGAGCCATCGGCCGCCTCAGCCTCGGCGTCTTCGGCACGGAGCCCGGCGCGCCCGGAGCCGACCGCGCCGCCGAGTACGCCGACACGCTCGGGCTCGCCCTCCAGCTCACCAACATCCTGCGCGACGTGCGCGAGGACGCCGGCAACGGCCGTACCTACCTGCCCGCCGACGACCTCGCCAAGTTCGGCTGCTCCGAGGGCTTCCACCGGTCCACCCCGCCGGCCGGCTCCGACTTCGCGGGCCTCATCCACTTCGAGGTCCGCAGGGCCCGCGCCCTCTTCGCCGAGGGCTACCGGCTGCTCCCGATGCTGGACCGCCGCAGCGGCGCCTGCGTCGCCGCGATGGCCGGGATCTACCGCCGCCTCCTGGACCGCATCGAGCGCGACCCCGGGGCCGTCCTGCGCGGCCGGGTCTCCCTGCCCGGCCACGAGAAGGCGTACGTCGCGGTCCGCGGTCTCTCCGGACTCGACGCGCGTCACGTCTCGCGCCTGACCCGGACGGGCCGCCCGTGACCCACCGCGGCAGGCCCGTGTACCGGGCAACCTTCCTCTGGCCGAACGCGTCCATCCCTGGGACGCTTCTGTGGTCCACGACCCGACGGGAGGGCGAGGCATGACCGGCACCGCACCGCTGCCCGCGCGCGCCGTGGTCGTCGGCGGCGGCCTCGCGGGCATTACCTCCGCCCTCCGCCTCGCCGACGCCGGGCTCGACGTGACCCTGCTCGAAGGCCGCCCCCGGCTCGGAGGGCTCGCCTTCTCCTTCCGCCGCGGCGACCTGACGGTCGACAACGGACAGCACGTCTATCTGCGCTGCTGCACCGCGTACCGCTGGTTCCTGGACCGCGTCGGCGCGGCCGGCCTCGCCCCGCTGCAGGACCGCCTCGACGTACCCGTGCTCGACGTGGGCCGCCCCGCCGGACCCCGGCTCGGAAGGCTGCGGCGCACCAACCTGCCCGTACCGCTGCACCTCGCGGGCGGGCTGGCCGCCTACCCGCACCTCTCGCTCGCCGAGAAGGCGGGCGTCGGCCGGGCCGCGCTCGCGCTCGGCCGGCTCGACCCGGCGGACCCCGCGCTGGACGACGTCAGCTTCGCCGACTGGCTGCGCCGGTACGGTCAGTCCCCGAGGACCGTCGAAGCCCTCTGGGACCTCGTGGGGGTCGCCACCCTGAACGCGACCGCCGAGAACGCCTCCATGGCGCTCGCCGCGATGGTCTTCAAGACCGGCCTGCTCTCCGAGCCCGGCGCCGCCGACATCGGATGGGCGGCCGTTCCGCTCGGCGAACTCCACGACACCCTCGCCCGCAAGGCCCTCGACGCCGCCGGAGTGCGCACCGAACTGCGCGCCAAGGCCACCTCGCTCACCCGGGCCGAGGACGGAACCTGGACGGTGGAGACCGAGAGCGAGCGGATCGGGGCCGACACCGTCGTCCTCGCTCTCCCGCAGCGGGAGACCCACGCGCTGCTGCCCGCCGGTGCCATCGAGGACCAGGACCGGCTGCTCGCCATCGAGGACGCCCCCATCCTCAACGTCCACGTCGTCTACGACCGCAGGGTCCTGCGCCGGCCGTTCTTCGCCGCCCTCGGCTCGCCGGTCCAGTGGGTCTTCGACCGTACCGAACCCTCCGGGCTCCGCGGCGGCGGACAGTACCTCGCACTGTCGCAGTCGGCCGCGAGGGAAGAGATCGACCTGCCCGTCGCCGAACTGCGCGCCCGCTACCTGCCCGAGCTGGAGCGTCTCTTCCCGGCGGCGAGGGGAGCGGGCATCCGCGACTTCTTCGTCACCCGCGAGCGCACCGCGACCTTCGCGCCGACCCCCGGCACCGGCCGGCTCCGCCCCGGAGCCCGTACGGGACTGCCGGGACTCGCCCTCGCGGGCGCGTGGACGGCGACCGGATGGCCCGCCACCATGGAGGGCGCCGTCCGCAGCGGAACCACCGCCGCCACAACAGCACTCCAGGGGCTCAGGAGCCCTCACGAACATCCGCTGCAGGAGGCGGCATGAGCAGTACCACCGGAACAAGAGGAGAGTCAGTGACCCCGGCGAATCCGGCTTTCGACACCGTGGCGGACACCACGGACGTCACCGCGCTTCTGGAGCGCGGACGGGCCCTGTCAGCGCCGGTGCTGCGGGCTGCCGTGGACCGGCTCGCGCCGCCCATGGACACCGTGGCGGCCTACCACTTCGGCTGGATCGACGCCGACGGACGGCCCGCCGAGGGCGACGGCGGCAAGGCCGTGCGCCCCGCGCTCGCGCTGCTGTCGGCCGAGGCGGCCGGCGCACCCGCCGAGGCCGGCATCCCCGGCGCGGTCGCGGTCGAACTCGTGCACAACTTCTCGCTGCTGCACGACGACCTGATGGACGGCGACGAACAGCGCCGCCACCGCGACACGGTCTGGAAGGTGCACGGCCCGGCCCAGGCGATCCTCGTCGGCGACGCGCTGTTCGCGCTGGCCAACGAACTCCTCCTGGAGCTCGGCACCGTGGAGGCGGGGCGTGCGGCGCGCCGCCTGACCACCGCCACCCGCAAGCTCATCGACGGGCAGGCGCAGGACATCTCCTACGAGCACCGCGAGCGGGTCACCGTCGAGGAGTGCCTGGAGATGGAGGGCAACAAGACCGGCGCGCTCCTCGCCTGCGCCGTCTCCATCGGTGCGGTGCTCGGCGGCGCCGACGACCGCACCGCCGACACCCTGGAGGCCTACGGCTACCACCTGGGCCTCGCCTTCCAGGCCGTCGACGACCTGCTCGGCATCTGGGGCGACCCGGAGTCCACCGGCAAGCAGACCTGGAGCGACCTGCGCCAGCGCAAGAAGTCGCTGCCGGTGGTCGCCGCCCTCGCCGCGGGAGGCCCGGCCTCCGAGCGGCTCGGCGCGCTGCTGTCCGCCGATGCCAAGAGCAGCGATTTCGACAGCTTCTCCGAAGAGGAGTTCGCCGCCCGCGCGGCACTCATCGAGGAGGCGGGCGGCCGCGAGTGGACCGCCCAGGAGGCCCGCCGTCAGCACGCCGTCGCCATCGAGGCGCTGAACGGTGTCGACATGCCACAGGAAGTACGGGCGCAGCTCACCGCGCTCGCCGATTTCGTCGTCGTCCGAAAGAGATGATCACCATTCGTATATGACTCGCAGTCGCCGGCCGGTGTTCCTCGGGACACCGGCCGACGGAGACCCCAGCACAGCAGAGGACCGAACTGCACGAAGGGGAAGCCATGACAGCGACGACCGACGGAAGCACCGGGGCTGCGCACCCTCGCACGGTCCCGGGCGATCCGACCGACACAACCATCACGGCGGACGACGTCCTGGACGCCGCCCGGCGGGCCGCGGAACGCTCCGTCGAGCATCTCCTCGGCAGACAGGACGAGCAGGGCTGGTGGAAGGGCGACCTGGCCACCAACGTCACCATGGACGCGGAAGACCTGCTGCTGCGTCAGTTCCTCGGCATCCAGGACCCCGACACCCTCAGGGCCGCCGCCCTCTTCGTCCGCGGCGAGCAACTGGGCGACGGCACCTGGGCCACCTTCTACGGCGGCCCGAGCGACCTCTCCGCCACCATCGAGGCGTACGTGGCGCTGCGGCTGGCCGGTGACCGGCCGGACGAGCCGCACATGGCCAGGGCCGCCGCCTGGGTACGGGACCAGGGCGGCATCGCCGCCTCCCGCGTGTTCACCCGGATCTGGCTCGCCCTCTTCGGCTGGTGGAAGTGGGACGACCTCCCGCAGCTCCCGCCCGAGCTGATGTTCTTTCCTTCCTGGGTACCTCTCAATATCTATGACTTCGGCTGCTGGGCCCGCCAGACCATTGTTCCGCTGACCATCGTCTCGGCGAAGCGGCCCGTACGGCCGGCTCCGTTCTCCCTCGACGAACTGCACACCGACCCGTCCCGGCCCAACCCGCCCGTGCGCAAGGCCTCTCCGGTCAGCTGGGACGGCGTCTTCCAGCGGCTCGACAAGGCGCTGCACCTCTACCACCGGGTCGCGCCGCGCCGGTTGCGCCGGATCGCGATGAACGCCGCCGCCCGGTGGATCATCGAGCGTCAGGAGAGCGACGGCTGCTGGGGCGGGATCCAGCCCCCCGCCGTCTACTCCGTGATCGCCCTCCATCTGCTCGGCTACGACCTCGACCACCCGGTGATGCGCGCCGGGCTCGCCTCGCTGGACCGGTTCGCCGTACGGCGTCCGGACGGCGCGCGCATGATCGAGGCGTGCCAGTCCCCGGTGTGGGACACCTGTCTGGCGACCATCGCCCTCGCCGACGCCGGGCTCTCCCCGGACCACCCCGCGCTGGTCAAGGCGGCCGACTGGATGCTGGCCGAGGAGATCGTGCGGCCGGGTGACTGGGCCGTGCGCAGGCCTCAACTCCCGCCGGGAGGATGGGCGTTCGAGTTCCACAACGACAACTACCCGGACATCGACGACACCGCGGAGGTCGTCCTCGCACTGCGCCGGGTCCGGCACCCCGAACCCGACAGGGTGGAGGCCGCCATCGAGCGCGGGGTGCGCTGGACGGTCGGCATGCAGTCGCGCGGGGGAGCCTGGGGCGCCTTCGACGCGGACAACACCAGCCCGTTCCCCAACCGGCTGCCGTTCTGCGACTTCGGTGAGGTGATCGATCCGCCCTCCGCCGACGTCACCGGTCATGTCGTGGAGATGATGGCCTACGAGGGGCGTGCCGGCGATCCGAGCGCCCGGCGCGGAGTTGACTGGCTCCTCGCCCAACAGGACGCCAGCGGTGCCTGGTTCGGCCGCTGGGGCGTCAACTACGTCTACGGAACCGGGTCGGTGGTTCCGGCGCTGGTTGCCGCCGGACTGCCCGACTCCCACCCGGCCGTCCGCAGGGCCGTGCGCTGGCTGGAGTCCGTCCAGAACGACGACGGCGGCTGGGGCGAGGACCTGCGCTCCTACCAGGACAGCAAGTGGATCGGCCGGGGCGAGTCGACGGCCTCGCAGACCGCCTGGGCCCTGCTCGCCCTGCTGGCCGCCGGAGAGCGCGAGAACCCCGCCGCCACCAGGGGCGTCAACTTCCTGACCCGCACCCAGCGGGCGGACGGCTCCTGGGACGAGCCGTACTTCACCGGGACCGGCTTCCCCTGGGACTTCTCCATCAACTACCACCTCTACCGCCAGGTCTTCCCGCTCACCGCGCTCGGGCGCTACGTGCACGGGGACCCGCTCGTGGCCCGGGTCGCGAGCCCGGCGGGGATCTGATGGGCGGGCCCCGGCCCTCCGGCGGACCGCCGCCCTCGCTGCTCGTCGCCTGCGCGCTCGGCATCGAGCAGTTCGCCCTGCGGAGCGGTCCGCGGGGCGGCGGTCCCGTCACCGTCCTGCGGACGGGGATGGGACCGAAGGCGGCCGAGACCGCGCTCGGGCGCGCCCTGGCGCGGGAGGAGACGCGCGGCGCCGCCGTCGTCGCCTCCGGATTCTGTGCCGGCCTCGCGTCCGGGATGCACCCGGGCGACCTGGTCGTCGCCGAGGAGACCAGGTCCGTGCACGGGACCACCGCCTGCGACGGGGTGTCCGTGCTGGTCGACGCGGTGTCCCGGCTCTTTCCCGGCCGGACCGTGCACACCGGCCCTCTGACCGGCTCCGACCATGTCGTGAGGGGCGCCGAGCGGGCGGCCCTCGCGGCGACCGGGGCCATCGCCGTGGACATGGAGTCCGCGGCGACCCTCAGTACCGCTCTGCGTCACGGACCACGCCCGGTTGCGGCCGTACGGGTGGTCGTGGACGCTCCAGAGCATGAGCTCGTCCGGGTTGCCACGGTACGCGGTGGAATATCGGCTTTCCGCGTTCTTCGTGCCGTCCTGCCGGCTTTTCATGAATGGCACCGATCTTTGTTGCTCCCCCGGAGGTGAGCCAGATGGCCATGCCGCTCCGCCAAACCATCAAGGTGGCGACGTACCTTGCCGAACAGAAGATCCGCAAGCGGGAGAAGTTTCCGCTGATCGTCGAGCTGGAGCCCCTGTTCGCCTGCAATCTCGCCTGCGAGGGCTGCGGGAAGATCCAGCACCCCGCCGGGGTGCTCAAGCAGCGCATGCCGGTCGCGCAGGCGGTCGGAGCTGTCCTCGAATCCGGTGCCCCGATGGTCTCCATCGCCGGTGGAGAACCGTTGATGCACCCTCAGATCGACGAGATCGTGCGGCAGTTGGTGGCCAAGAAGAAGTACGTGTTCCTCTGCACCAATGCCATGCTGCTGCGCAAGAAGATCGAGAAGTTCACCCCCTCCCGGTACTTCGCCTTCGCCGTCCACATCGACGGGCTGCGCGAGCGGCACGACGAATCCGTGGCCAAGGAGGGCGTGTTCGACGAGGCGGTCGCGGCGATCAAGGAAGCCAAGAGACGAGGTTTCCGGGTCACCACCAACTCCACCTTCTTCAACACCGACACCCCCCAGACCATCATCGAGGTACTCAACTACCTCAACGACGACCTGCAGGTCGACGAGATGATGATCTCCCCCGCGTACGCCTACGAGAAGGCGCCCGACCAGGAACACTTCCTCGGCGTGGAACAGACCCGAGAACTCTTCAAGAAGACGTTCGCGGGCGGCAACCGGGCCCGCTGGCGGCTCAACCACTCGCCGCTCTTCCTCGACTTCCTGGAGGGCAAGGCGGACTTCCCCTGCACCGCCTGGGCCATCCCGAACTACTCCCTCTTCGGCTGGCAGCGCCCCTGCTACCTGATGAGCGACGGGTACGTCCCCACGTACCGGCAGCTCATCGAGGAGACCGACTGGGACAAGTACGGCCGCGGCAAGGACCCGCGCTGCGCCAACTGCATGGCGCACTGCGGCTACGAACCCACCGCCGTGCTCGCCACGATGGGGTCGCTCAAGGAATCGCTGCGCGCGGCCCGGGAGACGGTCACGGGCAACCGGTAATCCGAGGAGGGCGGTTACGGCCGGGCGCACCGGCCGTGACCGCCCTCCTTATCACCAGGAACCAGAGAGGGGACACGTACGTGACCTTGCTGGAATCCATCGGGGGACCACGGGACCTCGCGCCGCTCGGCGGACCACAGCTGGACGAACTCGCTGCGGAGATCCGGACGTTCCTCGTACAGGCGGTGTCCCGCAGCGGCGGGCACCTCGGCCCGAACCTCGGCGTCGTGGAACTCACCATCGCCCTGCACCGGGTCTTCGACTCGCCGCGCGACCGGATCCTCTGGGACACCGGCCACCAGAGCTATGTGCACAAGCTCCTCACCGGCCGCCAGGACTTCTCCAAGCTGCGCAGCAAGGGCGGCCTCTCGGGCTACCCCTCCCGCGCCGAGTCCGCGCACGACATCGTCGAGAACTCCCACGCCTCCACCGCGCTCGGCTGGGCGGACGGCCTCGCCAAGGCCAACGAACTCCTCGGCAGGGACGACCACGTCGTCGCCGTCGTCGGAGACGGCGCCCTCACCGGCGGCATGGCCTGGGAGGCGCTGAACAACATCGCCGCCGCCAAGGACCGTCCCCTGATCGTCGTGGTGAACGACAACACCCGTTCGTACTCCCCGACCATCGGCGGACTCGCGAACCACCTGGCCACTCTGCGCACCACCGACGGCTACGAGCGCTTCCTCGCCCGGTGCAGGGAACTCCTGGAGCGGACCCCCGTCGTCGGGCAGCCGCTCTACGGCTCGCTGCACGGGGCGAAGAAGGGGTTCAAGGACACCTTCGCGCCGCAAGGGCTCTTCGAGGATCTCGGCCTTAAGTACGTCGGACCGGTCGACGGCCACGACATCGCCGCCGTCGAGGCGGCCCTCGTGCGGGCCAAGCACTTCCGGGGGCCCGTCCTCGTCCACTGCATCACCGAGAAGGGCCGCGGCTACACACCCGCCCTGAAGGACGAGGCCGACCGGTTCCACGCGGTGGGGGCGATGGACCCGCTGACCTGCCTCCCGCTCACCGCGCCGGCCGGACCCTCCTGGACCTCCGTCTTCGGCGAAGAGATCGCCCGGATCGGTGCCGAGCGCCCCGACGTGGTCGTCCTCACCGCGGCCATGCTCCATCCCGTCGGTCTCACCGCGTTCGCGGAGGCGTTCCCGGACCGGGTCGTGGACGTGGGCATCGCGGAGCAGCACGCCGCGGTCTGTGCCGCGGGCATGGCCGCCGGCGGACTGCACCCCGTCGTCGCCGTCTACGCCACCTTCCTCAACCGCGCCTTCGACCAGGTGCTGATGGACGTGGCCCTGCACCGCAGCGGGGTGACGTTCGTCCTCGACCGGGCCGGGATCACCGGCACGGACGGCCCCTCGCACAACGGCATGTGGGACCTGTCGGTGCTCCAGGTCGTGCCCGGACTCCGGATCGCGGCCCCACGCGACGCCGACCAGCTGAGAGCACAGCTCCGCGAAGCCGTCGACGTCTCGGACGCACCCACCGTCGTCAGGTTCCCCAAGGAGTCCGTGGGGGAGGCCGTCCCTGCCGTGGGGCGCGTCGGC from Streptomyces sp. NBC_00102 harbors:
- the hpnC gene encoding squalene synthase HpnC, producing the protein MTRTHQAPPPVATLDKAADENFPVAPFFLPRAWRDDLMAVYGYARLVDDIGDGDLAPGGADARHLGLDPGDDRLAMLDAFEADLRRVFSTDGDDPHHPLLRALRPTVRRCALTPEPFLGLIEANRQDQKVRRYADFDELLAYCELSANPVGRLVLAITGTTSPERVRRSDAVCTALQIAEHLQDVAEDLGRDRIYLPADDMARFHVTEADLAAPTAGASLRALIAWEAERARELLGEGVPLVGSVNGRLRLLLAGFVAGGRAALDAITAAGFDVLPGPPKPTKPSLLRHVGVVLRSARREG
- the hpnD gene encoding presqualene diphosphate synthase HpnD; this translates as MTPKVEGQTTSMSAPVAAAYSYCEAVTGQQARNFAYGIRLLPSEKRQAMSALYAFSRRVDDIGDGELDPGTKKTRLESTRELLGRVRDGKVEEDDTDPVAVALADAARRFPLPLGGLDELIDGVLMDVRGATYETWDDLKTYCRCVAGAIGRLSLGVFGTEPGAPGADRAAEYADTLGLALQLTNILRDVREDAGNGRTYLPADDLAKFGCSEGFHRSTPPAGSDFAGLIHFEVRRARALFAEGYRLLPMLDRRSGACVAAMAGIYRRLLDRIERDPGAVLRGRVSLPGHEKAYVAVRGLSGLDARHVSRLTRTGRP
- the hpnE gene encoding hydroxysqualene dehydroxylase HpnE, producing MTGTAPLPARAVVVGGGLAGITSALRLADAGLDVTLLEGRPRLGGLAFSFRRGDLTVDNGQHVYLRCCTAYRWFLDRVGAAGLAPLQDRLDVPVLDVGRPAGPRLGRLRRTNLPVPLHLAGGLAAYPHLSLAEKAGVGRAALALGRLDPADPALDDVSFADWLRRYGQSPRTVEALWDLVGVATLNATAENASMALAAMVFKTGLLSEPGAADIGWAAVPLGELHDTLARKALDAAGVRTELRAKATSLTRAEDGTWTVETESERIGADTVVLALPQRETHALLPAGAIEDQDRLLAIEDAPILNVHVVYDRRVLRRPFFAALGSPVQWVFDRTEPSGLRGGGQYLALSQSAAREEIDLPVAELRARYLPELERLFPAARGAGIRDFFVTRERTATFAPTPGTGRLRPGARTGLPGLALAGAWTATGWPATMEGAVRSGTTAATTALQGLRSPHEHPLQEAA
- a CDS encoding polyprenyl synthetase family protein, which gives rise to MSSTTGTRGESVTPANPAFDTVADTTDVTALLERGRALSAPVLRAAVDRLAPPMDTVAAYHFGWIDADGRPAEGDGGKAVRPALALLSAEAAGAPAEAGIPGAVAVELVHNFSLLHDDLMDGDEQRRHRDTVWKVHGPAQAILVGDALFALANELLLELGTVEAGRAARRLTTATRKLIDGQAQDISYEHRERVTVEECLEMEGNKTGALLACAVSIGAVLGGADDRTADTLEAYGYHLGLAFQAVDDLLGIWGDPESTGKQTWSDLRQRKKSLPVVAALAAGGPASERLGALLSADAKSSDFDSFSEEEFAARAALIEEAGGREWTAQEARRQHAVAIEALNGVDMPQEVRAQLTALADFVVVRKR
- the shc gene encoding squalene--hopene cyclase; its protein translation is MTATTDGSTGAAHPRTVPGDPTDTTITADDVLDAARRAAERSVEHLLGRQDEQGWWKGDLATNVTMDAEDLLLRQFLGIQDPDTLRAAALFVRGEQLGDGTWATFYGGPSDLSATIEAYVALRLAGDRPDEPHMARAAAWVRDQGGIAASRVFTRIWLALFGWWKWDDLPQLPPELMFFPSWVPLNIYDFGCWARQTIVPLTIVSAKRPVRPAPFSLDELHTDPSRPNPPVRKASPVSWDGVFQRLDKALHLYHRVAPRRLRRIAMNAAARWIIERQESDGCWGGIQPPAVYSVIALHLLGYDLDHPVMRAGLASLDRFAVRRPDGARMIEACQSPVWDTCLATIALADAGLSPDHPALVKAADWMLAEEIVRPGDWAVRRPQLPPGGWAFEFHNDNYPDIDDTAEVVLALRRVRHPEPDRVEAAIERGVRWTVGMQSRGGAWGAFDADNTSPFPNRLPFCDFGEVIDPPSADVTGHVVEMMAYEGRAGDPSARRGVDWLLAQQDASGAWFGRWGVNYVYGTGSVVPALVAAGLPDSHPAVRRAVRWLESVQNDDGGWGEDLRSYQDSKWIGRGESTASQTAWALLALLAAGERENPAATRGVNFLTRTQRADGSWDEPYFTGTGFPWDFSINYHLYRQVFPLTALGRYVHGDPLVARVASPAGI
- a CDS encoding 1-hydroxy-2-methyl-2-butenyl 4-diphosphate reductase; translated protein: MGGPRPSGGPPPSLLVACALGIEQFALRSGPRGGGPVTVLRTGMGPKAAETALGRALAREETRGAAVVASGFCAGLASGMHPGDLVVAEETRSVHGTTACDGVSVLVDAVSRLFPGRTVHTGPLTGSDHVVRGAERAALAATGAIAVDMESAATLSTALRHGPRPVAAVRVVVDAPEHELVRVATVRGGISAFRVLRAVLPAFHEWHRSLLLPRR
- the hpnH gene encoding adenosyl-hopene transferase HpnH, whose product is MAMPLRQTIKVATYLAEQKIRKREKFPLIVELEPLFACNLACEGCGKIQHPAGVLKQRMPVAQAVGAVLESGAPMVSIAGGEPLMHPQIDEIVRQLVAKKKYVFLCTNAMLLRKKIEKFTPSRYFAFAVHIDGLRERHDESVAKEGVFDEAVAAIKEAKRRGFRVTTNSTFFNTDTPQTIIEVLNYLNDDLQVDEMMISPAYAYEKAPDQEHFLGVEQTRELFKKTFAGGNRARWRLNHSPLFLDFLEGKADFPCTAWAIPNYSLFGWQRPCYLMSDGYVPTYRQLIEETDWDKYGRGKDPRCANCMAHCGYEPTAVLATMGSLKESLRAARETVTGNR
- the dxs gene encoding 1-deoxy-D-xylulose-5-phosphate synthase, which gives rise to MTLLESIGGPRDLAPLGGPQLDELAAEIRTFLVQAVSRSGGHLGPNLGVVELTIALHRVFDSPRDRILWDTGHQSYVHKLLTGRQDFSKLRSKGGLSGYPSRAESAHDIVENSHASTALGWADGLAKANELLGRDDHVVAVVGDGALTGGMAWEALNNIAAAKDRPLIVVVNDNTRSYSPTIGGLANHLATLRTTDGYERFLARCRELLERTPVVGQPLYGSLHGAKKGFKDTFAPQGLFEDLGLKYVGPVDGHDIAAVEAALVRAKHFRGPVLVHCITEKGRGYTPALKDEADRFHAVGAMDPLTCLPLTAPAGPSWTSVFGEEIARIGAERPDVVVLTAAMLHPVGLTAFAEAFPDRVVDVGIAEQHAAVCAAGMAAGGLHPVVAVYATFLNRAFDQVLMDVALHRSGVTFVLDRAGITGTDGPSHNGMWDLSVLQVVPGLRIAAPRDADQLRAQLREAVDVSDAPTVVRFPKESVGEAVPAVGRVGGMDVLHRGERSDVLLVAVGVMATVCLRAADLLKGAGIGCTVVDPRWVRPVDDELVPLAAGHRLVAVVEDNCRTGGVGWAVGQALRDAGVDVALRTFGIPEEFLAHAKRGEVLADVGLTPVEIAGSIGAAVAGLAGRPEDPDSRTGEEAAGVVAVPGRVPQAGNRTERGPVVRAADRPDRAKRETSGE